TTACGCAATCCATTCGTTACCCGGTGTAGTCACGTGCGGGTGCGGAGGGCAGCCGTTTAAACCCGTTTGGGCCTTGGTCCGATAGAACCATCTCGCAGGAAAGAGCAGAGCCAGTTATCGGGTGTCGTTTACGCCCAGATGTCGTTTAGCCAGCTCCGCAACGGCCACTgccactaccactgccTCCCTTCGTATACGGGACACAGAGATCGTATACGGTAAACGACTAGCACTAGGACAATAGCAACTAACAATGACCGATAACAGTCAGCAACCTCAAGGCACCTGGCACAAAACCGTCGAGGAAGAGGCCCTTTGCCACCGTATCGCATCGCTTTCCcaccaattttttttttcttgcttgCCTCGCCTCTGCTGTGGTcgtattattattattcattCTCTGCGCAGTTTAAACTATATACACACGATTAATCCGTTATGCATGTACATTTTCTTGTATGCGTACGCCTGTGTATGCATACTTctatataatatataatacAGGAGGatctattcttttttttcttcttctcttcttctctcccttttttctctctcttCGTTTCTTTCCTTCCAGTAAATCTTTATATTAGTTGtaactttttctctttaGATAGTAGCATAGAGGACTAAGGAAAAGTAGTACAgccataaaaaaaagaggaaaagatgtCTGCCGTTTTCAACAACGCTACCCTTTCAGGTCTAGTCCAAGCAAGCACCTACTCACAAACTTTGCAAAATGTCGCCCATTACCAACCTCAATTGAATTTCATGGAGAAATACTGGGCCGCATGGTACAGTTACATGAACAATGATGTTTTGGCCACCGGTCTAATGTTCTTTTTATTGCATGAATTTATGTATTTCTTTAGATGTTTGCCATGGTTCATCATCGACCAAATTCCATACTTTAGAAGATGGAAGTTACAACCAACTAAGATTCCAAGTGCTAAGGAACAACTATACTGTTTGAAATCCGTTCTTCTATCTCATTTCTTGGTCGAGGCCATCCCTATCTGGACCTTCCACCCAATGTGTGAAAAATTAGGTATTACTGTCGAAGTTCCATTCccatctttgaaaacaatgGCTCTAGAAATTGGTCTATTCTTCGTCTTGGAAGATACATGGCATTACTGGGCTCACCGTCTATTCCACTACGGTGTCTTCTACAAGTACATTCACAAGCAACATCACAGATACGCTGCTCCATTCGGTCTTTCTGCTGAATATGCTCATCCTGCTGAAACTTTGTCTTTGGGTTTTGGTACCGTTGGTATGCCAATTCTTTACGTCATGTACACTGGTAAATTACACTTGTTCACTCTATGTGTATGGATCACCCTAAGATTATTCCAAGCTGTTGACTCTCATTCTGGTTATGACT
This sequence is a window from Saccharomyces cerevisiae S288C chromosome VII, complete sequence. Protein-coding genes within it:
- the ERG25 gene encoding methylsterol monooxygenase (C-4 methyl sterol oxidase; catalyzes the first of three steps required to remove two C-4 methyl groups from an intermediate in ergosterol biosynthesis; mutants accumulate the sterol intermediate 4,4-dimethylzymosterol; human MSMO1 functionally complements the growth defect caused by repression of ERG25 expression), yielding MSAVFNNATLSGLVQASTYSQTLQNVAHYQPQLNFMEKYWAAWYSYMNNDVLATGLMFFLLHEFMYFFRCLPWFIIDQIPYFRRWKLQPTKIPSAKEQLYCLKSVLLSHFLVEAIPIWTFHPMCEKLGITVEVPFPSLKTMALEIGLFFVLEDTWHYWAHRLFHYGVFYKYIHKQHHRYAAPFGLSAEYAHPAETLSLGFGTVGMPILYVMYTGKLHLFTLCVWITLRLFQAVDSHSGYDFPWSLNKIMPFWAGAEHHDLHHHYFIGNYASSFRWWDYCLDTESGPEAKASREERMKKRAENNAQKKTN